In one Vulgatibacter incomptus genomic region, the following are encoded:
- a CDS encoding metallophosphoesterase family protein, with amino-acid sequence MRIGIISDVHSNIEALEAVLAEVEAKGCALVVCLGDVVGYGASPNECCERIREVAEICLLGNHDAASCGRMDYSRYYNAARQALAWTASRLTPENEEWLASLPYVDRLGNVGLSHGSPLEPEKYHYVYEAEQAERVLPIAESLPAITFIGHSHLCKAFAVEGGRVREIEAERFRLAEGVRYLVSAGSVGQPRDGDSRACFATFDTVSREVAWHRVAYDIEASARRIFDADLPVNFGKRLFLGI; translated from the coding sequence ATGCGGATCGGGATCATCTCCGACGTCCACTCGAACATCGAGGCCCTCGAGGCGGTCCTCGCCGAGGTCGAGGCGAAGGGCTGCGCCCTCGTCGTCTGCCTGGGCGACGTGGTCGGCTACGGCGCCTCGCCGAACGAGTGCTGCGAGCGGATCCGGGAGGTCGCCGAGATCTGCCTGCTGGGCAATCACGACGCCGCCTCCTGCGGCCGCATGGACTACTCCCGGTATTACAACGCGGCACGGCAGGCTCTCGCCTGGACGGCGTCCCGGCTGACACCAGAGAACGAGGAGTGGCTGGCGAGCTTGCCCTACGTGGATCGCCTCGGGAACGTGGGGCTCTCCCATGGATCGCCCCTCGAGCCAGAGAAGTACCACTACGTCTACGAGGCCGAGCAGGCGGAACGGGTGCTGCCCATCGCGGAGTCGCTGCCGGCGATCACGTTCATCGGCCACTCGCACCTCTGCAAGGCGTTCGCCGTCGAGGGCGGCAGGGTCCGCGAGATCGAGGCGGAGCGCTTCCGCCTCGCCGAGGGCGTCCGATACCTCGTCTCCGCCGGCTCGGTGGGCCAGCCTCGCGATGGCGACAGCCGCGCCTGCTTCGCGACCTTCGACACGGTCTCGCGCGAGGTCGCGTGGCATCGGGTCGCCTACGACATCGAGGCGAGCGCGCGGCGGATCTTCGACGCCGACCTCCCGGTGAACTTCGGCAAGCGGCTCTTCCTGGGGATCTGA
- the pyrE gene encoding orotate phosphoribosyltransferase — protein MLRSLSFEKRKVTLASGKESNFYIDCKRTTLTAEGHWLVGRLLLDRIHRLAPDVTAVGGLTLGADPIASGVSMASWLAARPLQGFIVRKEVKGHGTGRAIEGPPLQPGTRVAIVEDVVTTGGSGLKACERAEEAGLVIAGVFALVDRKEGGREAFEARGYRLDSLFDRSDFMGDEG, from the coding sequence ATGCTTCGCTCCCTCTCCTTCGAGAAGCGGAAGGTGACCCTCGCCTCCGGCAAGGAGTCGAACTTCTACATCGACTGCAAGCGGACCACCCTGACCGCCGAGGGGCACTGGCTGGTGGGCCGCCTCCTCCTCGACCGGATCCATCGTCTGGCGCCGGACGTGACCGCCGTCGGCGGCCTGACCCTCGGCGCGGATCCGATCGCATCGGGGGTTTCGATGGCGAGCTGGCTCGCCGCCCGTCCGCTCCAGGGCTTCATCGTCCGCAAGGAGGTGAAGGGCCACGGGACCGGTCGCGCGATCGAGGGGCCCCCTTTGCAGCCGGGAACCCGCGTGGCTATCGTCGAGGACGTCGTGACTACCGGCGGTTCCGGCCTGAAGGCCTGCGAGCGCGCGGAGGAGGCGGGGCTCGTGATCGCCGGCGTCTTCGCGCTCGTGGATCGGAAGGAAGGCGGCCGCGAGGCCTTCGAGGCCAGGGGCTATCGCCTCGACTCGCTCTTCGACCGGAGCGATTTCATGGGGGATGAGGGGTGA
- a CDS encoding PfkB family carbohydrate kinase: protein MSMLVVGSVALDSLETPFGVREDVPGGSATFFSTAASFFGPVQLVGVVGEDFPAEHVSFLQERGVDLEGLVRAPGRTFRWKGRYGFDLNEAQTLDTQLNVFGEFRPELPARFRRPDFLFLGNIHPELQGRVLDQVEARPRLVAMDTMNFWISGQREKLLEVLARVDLLFINDAEVRQLAGEHNVVKAARKILAMGPSRVVVKRGEYGAVLFEGDRIFAAPAWPLEEVFDPTGAGDSFAGGFMGYLANGSGDVDHESLRQACVAGSTLASFCVERFSLDRFRELSREEIRHRLEAFGSLTRFRELPATLR, encoded by the coding sequence ATGTCCATGCTCGTCGTCGGGTCGGTCGCTCTCGACTCCCTGGAAACCCCCTTCGGCGTCCGCGAGGACGTCCCGGGAGGCTCCGCCACGTTCTTCTCGACCGCGGCGTCCTTCTTCGGCCCCGTCCAGCTCGTGGGCGTGGTGGGTGAGGACTTCCCTGCCGAGCACGTCTCCTTCCTCCAGGAGCGGGGCGTCGACCTCGAGGGCCTCGTCCGGGCCCCGGGCCGCACCTTCCGGTGGAAGGGCCGCTACGGCTTCGACCTCAACGAGGCGCAGACCCTCGACACGCAGCTCAACGTCTTCGGCGAGTTCCGCCCCGAGCTCCCGGCGCGTTTCCGGCGGCCGGACTTCCTCTTCCTCGGAAACATTCACCCCGAGCTCCAGGGCCGGGTCCTCGACCAGGTGGAGGCGCGCCCCCGCCTCGTGGCGATGGACACGATGAACTTCTGGATCTCGGGGCAGCGGGAGAAGCTCCTCGAGGTCCTGGCTCGCGTGGACCTCCTCTTCATCAACGACGCCGAGGTCCGGCAGCTCGCCGGTGAGCACAACGTGGTGAAGGCCGCCCGGAAGATCCTGGCGATGGGCCCGAGCCGCGTGGTGGTGAAGCGGGGCGAGTACGGCGCGGTCCTCTTCGAGGGCGATCGCATCTTCGCCGCGCCCGCGTGGCCGCTGGAGGAGGTCTTCGACCCCACCGGCGCCGGGGACTCCTTCGCCGGCGGCTTCATGGGCTACCTCGCGAACGGCAGCGGCGACGTCGACCACGAGTCGCTGCGGCAGGCCTGCGTGGCGGGTTCGACCCTCGCGAGCTTCTGCGTGGAGCGCTTCTCCCTCGACCGCTTCCGCGAGCTCTCGCGCGAAGAGATCCGGCACAGGCTGGAGGCCTTCGGCTCCCTCACCCGTTTCCGCGAGCTTCCCGCGACGCTCCGGTAG
- a CDS encoding tetratricopeptide repeat protein encodes MSETAGAIGGHDGASGAEFVAHLNRGNDCLAAGDVQAAREELERAVALKPGDAKARGLLALCYFKLGMLERASAAYVALVHENPHDATLHVNLGLVQLKSGRPDAAIRTLEVALELAPDHRKAHNYLGVAFAQTGDHARARDSFLRAGSAAKAEEMERALAAAGAEASNSVVAPAHSAPALTRSNAPAAQPAVVAGTPSARPEALFPEPVRSAERIAEHELRSGPLPTFAEVVRSSRLFWPRGAPFALGPTGVSIDFTEGISTRVDGLIAARGDTSWTPLRKSYGGRLTDRPFGEGARQMWHATGGGQLLITGTLGGEERVFTALRLGEDVYVAEERLYAFEAGLDAENGRVPGKGFDLPLVRLRGSGHVLLVSDRPVRSEPVFGNESLRLPVSGLVAWAGPLTPRLLPMGDGPIWVELTGEGDVLVLG; translated from the coding sequence GTGAGCGAGACGGCGGGCGCAATCGGCGGCCACGACGGCGCGAGCGGCGCCGAATTCGTCGCGCACCTGAACCGCGGCAACGACTGCCTCGCGGCGGGAGACGTACAGGCCGCGCGGGAGGAGCTGGAACGCGCCGTCGCGTTGAAGCCGGGAGACGCGAAGGCCCGCGGGCTCCTCGCGCTCTGCTACTTCAAGCTCGGGATGCTGGAGAGGGCGTCGGCGGCCTACGTGGCGCTGGTTCACGAGAACCCCCACGACGCGACCCTCCACGTGAACCTGGGGCTGGTCCAGCTCAAGAGCGGCAGGCCCGACGCTGCGATCCGGACCCTCGAGGTGGCGCTGGAGCTGGCCCCCGACCACCGGAAGGCTCACAACTACCTGGGCGTCGCGTTCGCGCAGACGGGCGACCACGCCCGGGCCCGCGACTCCTTCCTGCGGGCCGGCTCGGCGGCGAAGGCCGAGGAGATGGAGCGGGCCCTCGCCGCGGCTGGAGCCGAGGCCTCGAATTCAGTCGTGGCGCCGGCGCACTCGGCGCCCGCGCTCACCCGGTCGAATGCCCCCGCGGCGCAGCCGGCGGTGGTAGCAGGGACCCCTTCGGCCCGTCCGGAAGCGCTCTTTCCCGAGCCCGTCCGATCGGCGGAGCGGATCGCCGAGCATGAGCTCCGCTCGGGGCCCCTCCCGACCTTCGCCGAGGTGGTCCGGTCGAGCCGCCTTTTCTGGCCCCGTGGGGCTCCCTTCGCCCTGGGGCCGACGGGAGTGTCCATCGATTTCACGGAGGGCATCAGCACCCGCGTGGACGGCCTGATCGCCGCGCGCGGCGACACCAGCTGGACGCCGCTGCGGAAGAGCTACGGGGGACGCCTCACCGATCGCCCGTTCGGCGAGGGCGCCAGGCAGATGTGGCACGCGACCGGCGGCGGCCAGCTCCTGATCACCGGGACGCTTGGCGGCGAGGAGCGGGTCTTCACCGCGCTGCGCCTGGGCGAGGACGTCTACGTGGCCGAGGAGCGCCTCTACGCCTTCGAGGCGGGCCTCGACGCCGAGAACGGCCGCGTCCCCGGAAAGGGCTTCGACCTCCCGCTCGTCCGCCTCCGTGGCAGCGGCCACGTACTCCTGGTGAGCGACCGGCCGGTGAGGAGCGAGCCCGTCTTCGGCAACGAGAGCCTCCGGCTCCCGGTCAGCGGCCTCGTCGCATGGGCGGGGCCCCTCACGCCGCGCCTCCTGCCCATGGGGGACGGCCCGATCTGGGTCGAGCTCACCGGGGAGGGCGACGTTCTCGTCCTCGGCTGA
- a CDS encoding Npt1/Npt2 family nucleotide transporter produces the protein MDLAKTIAAYASHLMGLRPGEGRRTAMAGVYHLAFVAAVVLVKSASNALVVARFRVEALPPLYIASALATGLAAWAAAYLDRRRAPGMPRQGLLWAAAALLGLASATYFRIPAAVVALYLLGETCATIVSIRFWGAASELFDQRANRRIFGVLAAAGMVGAIVAGLAAQLLGGTLGAVGLLPLAALLLLGSAAASRSLRRANRAAAAEATAAGGPSTGSSKQRPSARDVRTYLLKNHYPRALATLMLLLAALTAVADYLFRFQAGERYGEAELAALFGALNLWMGVVAVLFQVGAAGRILERFGVFRYLLITPMGSALASIGCLFVPGMGPAFGLRLIESAGSLSLNPAAFQLLYGPIPDSLRPRIRALVDGLVKKVGFASGGVLLLVLGSRASVELLVAAVVGVVAVYVVILAISRRFYVVAIEDRLAPAVNLGANHLRSAEARTVLRSALSSDEPVRVLTSIALLRDDPRFDPLPFLPRLLGHPDSRVRRSTVALVHDRRISQAVPQLERIFAGDRPEIRYEAALALGKLVPERARELLLPWLDRNDSPLAGAAIAALVPPELASREGALFGEGAAPGDRGPPEVASAEQASLVATRALLDRLERPGAPVQERIETARALGRLGPSAFGTRLAFYLADEDPNVRRVASAAAGRILEPALVPALCRLLADRSCRAAARTALARYGDAVVPALSTVLDDRSEALVLRLEVPRVLRKVGTSAAARALLFSNIQEHAYLRFRIATNLSRLHDEHPEIEVDLQRLKEATFRRLRTYEYYLPLYRDLEAALPPHSVLVRALGDRMQQNLEVIFRLLHIRHSHGQVLSAWRRFSGGDARERAYALELLENLVEEELRRPLLPALERYHRLPEPWGGVPAKPERGPARVLELTVSNDVVLRALAIFTAGQIGLRLPNDETEDEHLNASVIERVFLLEGAEIFARCDIDDLVALATIGKESSFRNGEIIFREGEEANALFVVLQGRVRFEKGGSEVLEVGVRDAFGETSLLERAPRPVTAVAVAPEVRVLAIDRQDFLDLIADRPELLRGIFEAVTRHLRSLIDVAAAGAEAGKLLEARPRRAG, from the coding sequence TTGGACCTCGCCAAGACCATCGCCGCGTACGCCTCGCACCTGATGGGGCTCCGACCGGGGGAGGGCAGGCGCACCGCCATGGCGGGCGTCTACCACCTGGCGTTCGTCGCGGCCGTGGTGCTGGTGAAGAGCGCGTCGAACGCCCTCGTGGTCGCCCGCTTCCGGGTCGAGGCCCTCCCGCCGCTCTACATCGCGAGCGCGCTGGCCACGGGGCTGGCCGCCTGGGCGGCGGCCTACCTCGACCGCCGGAGGGCGCCCGGCATGCCCCGGCAGGGCCTGCTCTGGGCGGCGGCGGCGCTCCTCGGCCTCGCGTCGGCTACCTATTTCCGCATCCCGGCTGCGGTGGTGGCGCTCTACCTCTTGGGCGAGACCTGCGCGACGATCGTCTCGATCCGCTTCTGGGGCGCCGCCTCCGAGCTCTTCGACCAGCGGGCGAACCGGCGGATCTTCGGCGTCCTCGCGGCGGCAGGGATGGTGGGCGCGATCGTCGCCGGCCTCGCGGCGCAGCTCCTGGGCGGGACGCTGGGTGCGGTGGGCCTCCTGCCGCTTGCCGCGCTCCTGCTCCTGGGGAGCGCCGCGGCGTCGCGCTCGCTCCGGCGAGCGAACCGTGCGGCCGCCGCCGAGGCGACCGCTGCAGGGGGGCCATCGACCGGTTCGTCGAAGCAGCGGCCCTCCGCCCGCGACGTCCGCACCTACCTCCTGAAGAACCACTATCCCCGGGCGCTCGCGACGCTGATGCTCCTTCTCGCGGCGCTCACGGCCGTGGCGGACTACCTCTTCCGCTTCCAGGCTGGCGAGCGCTACGGCGAGGCGGAGCTCGCGGCACTGTTTGGCGCCCTCAACCTCTGGATGGGCGTGGTCGCCGTGCTCTTCCAGGTGGGCGCAGCAGGGCGGATCCTCGAGCGCTTCGGGGTCTTCCGCTACCTGCTGATCACCCCCATGGGTAGCGCCCTCGCGTCGATCGGCTGTCTCTTCGTGCCGGGGATGGGACCGGCCTTCGGCCTGCGTCTCATCGAATCGGCGGGCAGCCTCTCGCTGAACCCGGCCGCCTTCCAGCTCCTCTACGGACCGATCCCGGATTCGCTCCGGCCCCGGATCCGCGCGCTCGTGGACGGCCTGGTGAAGAAGGTCGGCTTCGCCTCGGGCGGCGTGCTGCTGCTCGTGCTCGGCAGCCGGGCGAGCGTGGAGCTCCTGGTGGCGGCGGTCGTGGGGGTCGTGGCGGTCTACGTGGTGATCCTGGCGATCTCGCGGCGGTTCTACGTCGTTGCGATCGAGGATCGCCTCGCGCCGGCGGTGAACCTCGGCGCGAACCACCTCCGAAGCGCCGAGGCGCGGACGGTGCTCAGGAGCGCCCTGTCGAGCGACGAGCCCGTGCGAGTCCTCACGTCGATCGCGCTCCTCCGCGACGATCCCCGCTTCGATCCGCTTCCCTTCCTGCCGCGGCTCCTGGGCCATCCGGACAGCAGGGTGCGCCGCAGCACGGTGGCGCTCGTCCACGACCGGCGGATCTCGCAGGCGGTGCCGCAGCTCGAGCGGATCTTCGCCGGCGACCGGCCGGAGATCCGCTACGAGGCGGCGCTGGCACTGGGGAAGCTCGTGCCGGAGCGGGCGCGGGAGCTCCTCCTCCCGTGGCTCGATCGCAACGATTCGCCGCTCGCCGGCGCCGCCATCGCCGCGCTGGTCCCGCCCGAGCTGGCGTCCCGCGAGGGCGCGCTCTTCGGCGAAGGCGCGGCGCCCGGCGACAGAGGCCCGCCCGAAGTGGCGTCCGCGGAACAGGCGTCCCTCGTCGCCACCCGCGCCCTCCTGGATCGCCTCGAGCGCCCCGGCGCGCCGGTTCAGGAGCGCATCGAGACCGCCCGCGCCCTCGGCCGCCTCGGGCCGTCCGCTTTCGGGACCCGCCTGGCCTTCTATCTCGCCGATGAGGACCCGAACGTACGGCGGGTGGCCAGTGCCGCCGCAGGGCGGATCCTCGAGCCCGCCCTCGTGCCGGCCCTGTGCAGGCTCCTGGCGGATCGCTCCTGCCGCGCGGCGGCGCGGACGGCGCTGGCCCGCTACGGCGACGCGGTCGTGCCCGCGCTCTCGACCGTCCTCGACGATCGGAGCGAGGCGCTCGTCCTGCGCCTCGAGGTGCCGCGGGTGCTCCGCAAGGTCGGCACGTCCGCCGCGGCGCGGGCGCTCCTCTTCTCGAACATCCAGGAGCACGCCTATCTACGCTTCCGGATCGCGACCAACCTCTCGCGGCTTCACGACGAGCACCCGGAGATCGAGGTCGACCTGCAGCGCCTGAAGGAGGCGACCTTCCGAAGGCTGCGGACCTACGAGTACTACCTTCCGCTCTACCGCGACCTCGAGGCCGCGCTGCCTCCCCACTCCGTGCTCGTCCGCGCGCTCGGCGACCGGATGCAGCAGAACCTCGAGGTGATCTTCCGGCTCCTGCATATCCGGCACTCGCATGGCCAGGTACTCTCCGCGTGGCGGCGCTTCTCGGGAGGCGACGCGAGAGAGCGCGCGTACGCGCTGGAGCTCCTCGAGAACCTGGTCGAGGAGGAGCTCAGGCGGCCGCTCCTTCCCGCGCTGGAGCGCTACCACCGGCTGCCCGAGCCGTGGGGCGGGGTGCCGGCGAAGCCGGAGCGGGGGCCAGCGCGGGTGCTGGAGCTCACGGTCTCGAACGACGTGGTCCTGCGGGCGCTGGCGATATTCACGGCGGGCCAGATCGGCCTGCGGCTGCCGAACGACGAGACGGAGGACGAGCACTTGAACGCGAGCGTGATCGAGAGGGTCTTCCTGCTCGAGGGGGCGGAGATCTTCGCCCGCTGCGACATCGACGACCTGGTGGCCCTCGCCACCATCGGCAAGGAGTCGTCCTTCCGGAACGGCGAGATCATCTTCCGGGAGGGCGAGGAGGCGAACGCGCTCTTCGTGGTGCTCCAGGGCCGCGTCCGCTTCGAGAAGGGCGGCAGCGAGGTGCTGGAGGTGGGAGTGCGCGACGCCTTCGGCGAGACGAGCCTCCTCGAGCGCGCGCCGAGGCCGGTGACGGCGGTGGCGGTGGCGCCGGAGGTGCGGGTGCTCGCCATCGACCGCCAGGACTTCCTGGACCTCATCGCCGACAGGCCCGAGCTCCTGCGCGGGATCTTCGAAGCGGTGACCCGCCACCTGCGCAGCCTGATCGACGTGGCGGCTGCAGGCGCCGAGGCGGGAAAGCTGCTCGAGGCGAGGCCACGGCGGGCGGGATAG
- the rlmN gene encoding 23S rRNA (adenine(2503)-C(2))-methyltransferase RlmN produces the protein MSLPIVESRPAAPDLRSFDLAALTEVVGAMGERPFRAGQLYKWLHQKYAVSFDEMTDLPKAFRERLVAEARLGELVLDKEQRSSDGTIKFRWRTEDGKAIESVYMPDDTGKKRRTLCISTQVGCAMGCGFCATGTMGLSRNLTPGEIVDQVHRVNRFLIEEGLEPGPRPLTNLVYMGMGEPLHNFENVKASLGILLSPQGPDFSNRHVTVSTAGIVPNILRLGAETDVKLAISLNATTDEVRDRVMPVNRRWKIADLMKACRDFPMKQGRRITFEYVLFDGINDTDDDLKRLAELVGDLPSKVNFIQYNRNEGLPYEPSPLERVDFFVEGLLRRGIQAMARKNRGRDILAACGQLAAEGGPGRKPAKGALTGRLERPI, from the coding sequence ATGAGCCTTCCGATCGTAGAGTCCCGACCCGCCGCGCCCGACCTGCGCTCCTTCGACCTCGCCGCTCTGACCGAGGTGGTCGGCGCCATGGGCGAGCGGCCCTTCCGCGCCGGCCAGCTCTACAAGTGGCTCCACCAGAAGTACGCGGTCTCCTTCGACGAGATGACCGACCTGCCCAAGGCCTTCCGCGAGAGGCTCGTGGCGGAGGCGCGCCTGGGCGAGCTCGTGCTCGACAAGGAGCAGCGCTCCTCCGACGGGACGATCAAGTTCCGCTGGCGCACCGAGGACGGCAAGGCGATCGAGTCCGTGTACATGCCGGACGACACGGGGAAGAAGCGCCGGACCCTGTGCATCTCCACCCAGGTCGGCTGCGCGATGGGCTGCGGCTTCTGCGCCACCGGCACCATGGGCCTGTCGCGCAACCTCACGCCCGGCGAGATCGTCGACCAGGTCCACCGCGTGAACCGCTTCCTCATCGAGGAGGGCCTGGAGCCCGGGCCGCGGCCGCTGACGAACCTCGTCTACATGGGGATGGGCGAGCCCCTCCACAACTTCGAGAACGTGAAGGCCTCGCTGGGGATCCTCCTCTCGCCGCAGGGTCCGGACTTCTCGAACCGCCACGTCACGGTGTCCACCGCCGGGATCGTCCCGAACATCCTGCGCCTTGGCGCCGAGACCGACGTGAAGCTCGCGATCTCGCTGAACGCGACCACCGACGAGGTCCGCGACCGGGTGATGCCGGTGAACCGGCGGTGGAAGATCGCCGATCTGATGAAGGCCTGCCGCGACTTCCCGATGAAGCAGGGGAGGCGGATCACCTTCGAGTACGTGCTCTTCGACGGGATCAACGACACCGATGACGACCTGAAGCGGCTCGCCGAGCTGGTGGGAGACCTCCCGTCGAAGGTGAACTTCATCCAGTACAACCGGAATGAGGGCCTGCCCTACGAGCCGTCGCCCCTGGAGCGGGTGGACTTCTTCGTCGAGGGCCTCCTGCGCCGGGGGATCCAGGCGATGGCCCGCAAGAACCGCGGCCGCGACATCCTCGCCGCCTGCGGCCAGCTCGCCGCCGAGGGGGGCCCGGGGCGGAAGCCCGCGAAGGGCGCGCTCACCGGCCGGCTCGAGCGGCCGATCTGA
- the nadB gene encoding L-aspartate oxidase: MAERFDTLVIGGGVAGLTFALRAARWGSVAVLTKRNRDESNTKWAQGGIAAVLDPEDSFEAHVEDTLEAGAGICHRDAVEMCVHDAPDRIRELVDLGVAFSKKAMGDLDLTREGGHGARRVVHAKDLTGREVERGLLEACEADPNIQFFDHHTAIDLILSARAGQPGPNRALGAWVLEERTGRARTFLAKVTVLATGGAGKVYLYTTNPDVATGDGLAMAWRAGAVVANMEFYQFHPTCLFHPEAKSFLISEALRGEGGILRRKDGTSFMEGYHRLASLAPRDVTARAIDAELKRTGDECVYLDMTHLPRSFLMERFPNIYATCKEYGIDIAAEGIPVVPAAHYQCGGIHVDLGARTSIPNLLAIGEVSCTGLHGANRLASNSLLEGLVFGARAADTARELARDAREAPQVADWDEGSAAQPDEAVVVSHNWDEIRRLMWNYVGIVRTTKRLERAKARLDLLREEIRHYYWQYKLNRDFIELRNIADVAHMIVRCALERKESRGLHYISDFPELNDAQWQRDTVISRNG, encoded by the coding sequence ATGGCCGAGCGCTTCGACACCCTCGTCATCGGCGGCGGAGTCGCCGGTCTCACCTTCGCCCTCCGCGCCGCCCGCTGGGGCTCCGTGGCGGTCCTCACCAAGCGCAACCGCGACGAGAGCAACACCAAGTGGGCCCAGGGCGGGATCGCCGCGGTCCTCGATCCGGAGGACTCCTTCGAGGCCCACGTGGAGGACACCCTCGAAGCGGGCGCGGGCATCTGCCACCGCGACGCGGTCGAGATGTGCGTGCACGACGCGCCGGATCGGATCCGCGAGCTCGTCGACCTCGGCGTCGCCTTCTCCAAGAAGGCGATGGGGGACCTCGACCTCACCCGCGAGGGCGGCCACGGCGCGCGCCGGGTGGTCCACGCCAAGGATCTCACCGGTCGGGAGGTCGAGCGCGGCCTCCTCGAGGCCTGCGAGGCGGATCCCAACATCCAGTTCTTCGATCACCACACGGCGATCGACCTGATCCTCTCGGCCCGGGCTGGCCAGCCCGGCCCCAACCGCGCCCTCGGCGCGTGGGTGCTCGAGGAGCGCACCGGGCGTGCACGGACCTTCCTGGCGAAGGTCACGGTCCTCGCCACCGGCGGCGCCGGGAAGGTCTACCTCTACACGACCAACCCCGACGTCGCGACCGGCGACGGCCTCGCCATGGCCTGGCGGGCGGGCGCGGTGGTCGCGAACATGGAGTTCTACCAGTTCCACCCCACGTGCCTCTTCCACCCGGAGGCCAAGAGCTTCCTGATCTCGGAGGCGCTGCGCGGCGAGGGCGGGATCCTGCGGCGGAAGGACGGGACCTCCTTCATGGAGGGCTACCATCGCCTCGCCTCCCTCGCGCCTCGTGACGTGACGGCGCGGGCCATCGACGCCGAGCTCAAGCGCACCGGCGACGAGTGCGTCTACCTCGACATGACGCACTTGCCCCGCTCCTTCCTGATGGAGCGCTTCCCGAACATCTACGCAACGTGCAAGGAGTACGGGATCGACATCGCCGCCGAGGGGATCCCGGTGGTCCCCGCCGCGCACTACCAGTGCGGCGGGATCCACGTGGACCTCGGGGCGCGCACCTCCATCCCGAACCTCCTCGCCATCGGCGAGGTGAGCTGCACCGGCCTCCACGGCGCCAACCGCCTCGCGTCCAACTCGCTCCTCGAGGGCCTGGTCTTCGGCGCGAGGGCGGCGGACACCGCCCGTGAGCTCGCGCGGGACGCCCGCGAGGCGCCCCAGGTGGCCGACTGGGACGAGGGCTCCGCGGCACAGCCCGACGAGGCCGTCGTCGTCTCCCACAATTGGGACGAGATCCGCCGCCTGATGTGGAACTACGTGGGCATCGTCCGCACGACGAAGCGCCTCGAGCGCGCCAAGGCGCGGCTCGATCTCCTCCGCGAGGAGATCCGGCACTACTACTGGCAGTACAAGCTCAACCGCGACTTCATCGAGCTGCGCAACATCGCCGACGTCGCGCACATGATCGTGCGCTGCGCCCTCGAGCGGAAGGAGAGCCGCGGGCTGCACTACATCTCGGACTTCCCCGAGCTCAACGACGCCCAGTGGCAGCGCGACACCGTGATCTCGCGCAACGGCTGA
- a CDS encoding lytic transglycosylase domain-containing protein — MIRRLLLLLTGSILAAPSMAPASSIRQWTDKDGVVHFSNVKRGGERSPARLKPTKEGGVRVVLEGKPEAEAAKPYRPREVKDYDEHLREACERYRIPFAFARAIAAAESNFNPAAVSHAGAMGLMQLMPSTAVSMYVDDAFDPRENIHGGVRYLRLLTNLFEGDLVKVIAAYNAGPEAVRKAGGIPRFEETQTYVKRVLELYRRYKAEQDGT, encoded by the coding sequence ATGATCCGCCGCCTTCTACTCCTTCTCACCGGCTCGATCCTCGCGGCTCCTTCGATGGCGCCGGCGAGCTCGATCCGCCAGTGGACCGACAAAGACGGCGTCGTGCACTTCAGCAACGTGAAGAGGGGCGGCGAGCGATCGCCCGCCAGGCTGAAGCCGACGAAGGAGGGCGGGGTCCGCGTGGTCCTCGAGGGCAAGCCCGAGGCCGAGGCCGCCAAGCCGTACCGTCCGAGGGAAGTGAAGGACTACGACGAGCACCTTCGCGAGGCCTGCGAGCGGTACCGGATCCCCTTCGCCTTCGCCCGGGCCATCGCGGCCGCCGAGTCGAACTTCAATCCGGCGGCGGTCTCCCACGCGGGCGCGATGGGGCTGATGCAGCTCATGCCCTCCACCGCGGTCTCGATGTACGTGGACGACGCCTTCGATCCCCGTGAGAACATCCACGGCGGCGTAAGGTACCTGCGGCTCCTCACCAACCTCTTCGAGGGCGATCTGGTGAAGGTGATCGCGGCGTACAACGCGGGCCCCGAGGCGGTGAGGAAGGCCGGCGGGATCCCCCGGTTCGAGGAGACCCAGACCTACGTGAAGCGGGTCCTCGAGCTCTATCGCCGCTACAAGGCCGAGCAGGACGGAACGTGA